In a genomic window of Streptomyces sp. NBC_01231:
- a CDS encoding cupredoxin family copper-binding protein, with protein sequence MSAVLALLALPLLPAGQASAASFSVTMKGYAFSPANLTVPVGSTVTWTNQDTAPHDVKTTSGPVSIHSPMLNKGQSWSFTFTAAGAYGYYCTVHPNMTAGITVRPAAPATSAAPTHEHHEGSNSSGSSGGSGGTGGSSTGGRAPAPTRTAASSKAPPMDMPSSSPSATASGAAAPQTSPSPQGPPAAQMPATQPTASTARPLDPLLVLTGIVAGVAVLCLLLVGSRASAPRKEEA encoded by the coding sequence GTGTCCGCCGTCCTCGCGCTCCTCGCCCTGCCGCTGCTGCCTGCCGGGCAGGCGTCGGCGGCCTCGTTCAGCGTGACGATGAAGGGGTATGCCTTCTCGCCCGCGAACCTGACCGTCCCGGTCGGGTCCACGGTGACCTGGACCAACCAGGACACGGCACCGCACGACGTGAAGACCACCTCGGGCCCGGTCTCGATCCACTCCCCCATGCTCAACAAGGGGCAGAGCTGGAGCTTCACGTTCACCGCGGCCGGGGCGTACGGCTACTACTGCACCGTCCACCCGAACATGACGGCCGGGATCACGGTCCGCCCGGCGGCACCGGCGACATCGGCGGCTCCTACGCACGAACACCACGAGGGCTCGAACTCCTCCGGTTCCTCGGGCGGCTCCGGCGGCACTGGCGGCTCGTCGACGGGAGGCCGGGCGCCTGCGCCGACCCGGACCGCGGCGAGCAGCAAGGCGCCGCCGATGGACATGCCGTCCTCGTCGCCGTCCGCCACCGCGTCCGGGGCGGCCGCGCCGCAGACGTCCCCGTCACCGCAGGGGCCGCCTGCGGCACAGATGCCCGCGACCCAGCCCACCGCCTCGACCGCCCGCCCCCTGGACCCCCTGCTCGTGCTGACCGGCATCGTCGCCGGAGTCGCGGTCCTGTGTCTGCTACTGGTCGGTTCCCGGGCTTCGGCGCCCCGGAAGGAGGAGGCGTAG
- a CDS encoding plastocyanin/azurin family copper-binding protein codes for MTENDEVGTADAAGGRRHRSPVGNRGLLVAGLGAALAAVLSLGLLSAANGSTTTSEQNAGAAQAPAAAAAAQPAAAKTADYQVDIMGNKFGTGKQLVVQVGQTVQWTNHDSVPHTVTTTKAPVKFDSGTLNKGDSWSYTFTKTGTYEYYCAVHPDMVSSVKVVAASGGGSTPAPTPTTAPTGTPTTGPTAAPTGTPTTGPTGMPMPTGTGGTGGGSGGGSGDDEQCASAQDVLMPILQHLYAAHLERSPGEQVQDALALDSYIKMHTVWVESILKPAVAGGSTVLDSTLSTLLNHVNNAHLGESLGQQVTDLLNPDAYVKMHTVWAGQMLAPTTDFVTDNC; via the coding sequence GTGACAGAGAACGATGAGGTCGGCACGGCCGATGCGGCCGGTGGCCGACGGCACAGGTCGCCCGTCGGGAACCGGGGCCTGCTGGTCGCCGGACTCGGCGCGGCGCTGGCCGCCGTACTCAGCCTCGGACTGCTGAGCGCGGCCAACGGTTCCACGACGACCTCGGAGCAGAACGCGGGCGCGGCTCAGGCGCCCGCTGCAGCTGCCGCCGCCCAGCCCGCCGCCGCCAAGACCGCCGACTACCAGGTCGACATCATGGGCAACAAGTTCGGCACCGGGAAGCAGCTCGTCGTCCAGGTCGGCCAGACCGTCCAGTGGACCAACCACGACAGCGTGCCGCACACGGTCACCACGACCAAGGCCCCGGTGAAGTTCGACTCGGGCACCCTGAACAAGGGCGACTCGTGGTCGTACACGTTCACCAAGACGGGCACGTACGAGTACTACTGCGCGGTGCACCCGGACATGGTCTCGTCCGTGAAGGTCGTCGCGGCGAGCGGTGGCGGCTCGACGCCGGCGCCCACGCCGACGACCGCTCCCACGGGCACGCCCACGACCGGGCCCACGGCCGCGCCGACCGGGACGCCCACCACGGGTCCGACCGGCATGCCGATGCCGACCGGCACGGGCGGCACGGGTGGCGGTTCCGGTGGTGGTTCCGGTGACGACGAGCAGTGCGCCAGCGCCCAGGACGTGCTGATGCCGATCCTCCAGCACCTCTACGCGGCGCACCTGGAGCGGTCGCCGGGCGAGCAGGTGCAGGACGCTCTCGCGCTCGACTCTTACATCAAGATGCACACCGTCTGGGTCGAGAGCATCCTCAAGCCGGCCGTCGCAGGCGGCAGCACGGTGCTCGACAGCACGCTCAGCACTCTGCTGAACCACGTCAACAACGCGCACCTGGGTGAGTCGCTCGGACAGCAGGTCACCGACCTGCTGAACCCGGACGCCTACGTGAAGATGCACACCGTCTGGGCCGGGCAGATGCTCGCGCCCACCACGGACTTCGTCACCGACAACTGCTGA
- a CDS encoding UDP-glucose/GDP-mannose dehydrogenase family protein, with amino-acid sequence MSLKITVIGTGYLGATHAAAMAELGFEVLGLDVVPEKIEMLQRGEVPMYEPGLEELLRKHVAGIKGSSGRLRFTMDFAEAAAFGDVHFVCVNTPQRHGEYACDMSYVDAAIASLAPHLTGPALVVGKSTVPVGSADRLAAYLAANSPAGAAAELAWNPEFLREGFAVQDTLHPDRIVVGVRSERAEKLLRKVYAGPISAGSPFVVTDFPTAELVKTSANSFLATKISFINAMAEMCEASGGDVAKLAEAIGYDDRIGRKFLRAGIGFGGGCLPKDIRAFMARAGELGADQALTFLREIDSINMRQRGQMVELAREALGGGAFLGKRVAVLGASFKPDSDDVRDSPALNVAGQIHLQGGQVTVYDPKGMDNARRIFPTLGYADSAVDAVRGADAVLHLTEWREFRELDPAALGEVAATRLVLDGRNALDPQLWRKAGWTYRAMGRPTA; translated from the coding sequence ATGAGCCTCAAGATCACCGTGATCGGAACCGGCTACCTCGGCGCCACCCACGCCGCGGCCATGGCCGAGCTCGGATTCGAGGTGCTGGGGCTGGACGTCGTGCCGGAGAAGATCGAGATGCTCCAGCGGGGCGAGGTCCCCATGTACGAGCCCGGGCTCGAGGAGCTACTGCGCAAGCACGTCGCCGGGATCAAGGGGTCGAGCGGGCGGCTGCGGTTCACCATGGACTTCGCGGAGGCGGCGGCCTTCGGCGACGTCCACTTCGTGTGCGTGAACACCCCCCAGCGGCACGGTGAGTACGCCTGCGACATGTCCTACGTGGACGCCGCCATCGCCTCCCTCGCTCCGCATCTGACGGGGCCCGCCCTCGTCGTCGGCAAGTCGACCGTGCCGGTCGGGTCCGCCGACCGGCTCGCCGCCTATCTCGCCGCGAACTCGCCCGCCGGCGCGGCCGCCGAGCTGGCCTGGAACCCGGAGTTCCTGCGCGAGGGCTTCGCGGTCCAGGACACGCTGCACCCGGACCGGATCGTGGTGGGCGTGCGCAGCGAGCGGGCGGAGAAGCTGCTGCGGAAGGTGTACGCCGGCCCCATCTCCGCCGGCTCGCCCTTCGTGGTCACCGACTTCCCGACCGCCGAGCTGGTGAAGACGTCCGCGAACTCCTTCCTGGCCACGAAGATCTCGTTCATCAACGCGATGGCGGAGATGTGCGAGGCCTCCGGCGGCGACGTGGCCAAGCTGGCCGAGGCCATCGGGTACGACGACCGGATCGGCAGGAAGTTCCTGCGGGCGGGGATCGGTTTCGGCGGCGGGTGTCTGCCGAAGGACATCCGGGCCTTCATGGCGCGCGCCGGTGAGCTGGGTGCCGACCAGGCGCTGACCTTCCTGCGCGAGATCGACTCGATCAACATGCGCCAGCGCGGGCAGATGGTGGAGCTGGCGCGGGAGGCGCTGGGCGGCGGGGCGTTCCTGGGCAAGCGGGTCGCGGTGCTCGGCGCCAGCTTCAAGCCGGACTCCGACGACGTCCGGGACTCGCCCGCCCTGAATGTCGCCGGGCAGATCCACCTCCAGGGCGGCCAGGTGACGGTGTACGACCCGAAGGGGATGGACAACGCCCGCCGTATCTTCCCGACGCTCGGGTACGCGGACTCCGCGGTGGATGCGGTGCGGGGCGCGGACGCCGTGCTGCATCTGACGGAGTGGCGGGAGTTCCGGGAGCTGGACCCGGCGGCGCTCGGCGAGGTCGCGGCGACCCGGCTGGTCCTGGACGGGCGCAACGCCCTGGACCCCCAGCTGTGGCGGAAGGCCGGCTGGACGTACCGGGCGATGGGGCGGCCGACGGCCTGA
- a CDS encoding LCP family protein — translation MSDWPEGSDNRGSRYGRGSAGAQPESARVMRQVRRGSAAPPGQGGYGPGQGGYGPGQAAPGYGGVPRQPSYVDGSGDNGYDDGYDSGYNTGQVYGGGGPGGPGGGRGPRPAPNWRRRIKWTAITVTTVLVVTTVGTYFWADSKLNREVDLSKVIDRPEAGEGTNYLIVGSDSRAGMSSEEKKKLHTGSAAGKRTDSMMLLHVGSNGDTLVSLPRDSNVEIPTFVGSDSGKTYKGTGRQVKLNAAYAEDGPELLVRTVEFNTGLHIDHYVEIGFAGFANIVDAVGGVEIDIPKGGMKDTKSGADFSAGKQTLNGEQALAFVRTRYALAGSDLDRTKNQQKFLNALANQVATPSTILNPFKLYPTMGSGLDSLIVDKDMGLYDLGKMFWAMKGVNGGDGKSMNMPISGSINGNLVWDKAKVKTLVEELNNDEKVTVE, via the coding sequence ATGAGCGATTGGCCCGAGGGATCCGACAACCGCGGCAGCCGGTACGGACGCGGCAGCGCAGGCGCGCAGCCCGAGAGCGCCCGTGTGATGCGGCAGGTCCGCCGCGGCTCGGCGGCACCGCCCGGCCAAGGTGGCTACGGCCCCGGCCAGGGCGGTTACGGTCCCGGCCAGGCGGCCCCGGGGTACGGCGGGGTCCCGCGGCAGCCGTCGTACGTCGACGGCAGTGGTGACAACGGGTACGACGACGGGTACGACAGCGGCTACAACACGGGCCAGGTCTACGGCGGCGGAGGCCCCGGTGGCCCCGGTGGTGGCCGCGGTCCGCGCCCCGCGCCGAACTGGCGCCGCCGGATCAAGTGGACGGCGATCACCGTGACGACCGTGCTGGTCGTGACGACCGTCGGCACGTACTTCTGGGCCGACTCCAAGCTCAACCGCGAGGTCGACCTGTCCAAGGTCATCGACCGGCCGGAGGCGGGCGAGGGCACCAACTACCTCATCGTCGGCTCCGACAGCCGCGCGGGCATGTCCTCGGAGGAGAAGAAGAAGCTGCACACCGGGTCCGCCGCGGGCAAGCGCACCGACTCGATGATGCTGCTGCACGTCGGCAGCAACGGCGACACCCTGGTCTCCCTGCCCCGCGACTCGAACGTGGAGATACCGACGTTCGTGGGCTCCGACTCCGGCAAGACGTACAAGGGCACGGGCCGGCAGGTGAAGCTGAACGCGGCCTATGCCGAGGACGGCCCCGAGCTGCTGGTGCGCACCGTCGAGTTCAACACCGGCCTGCACATCGACCACTACGTGGAGATCGGCTTCGCCGGCTTCGCGAACATCGTGGACGCGGTCGGAGGCGTCGAGATCGACATCCCGAAGGGCGGCATGAAGGACACCAAGTCCGGCGCCGACTTCTCGGCGGGCAAGCAGACCCTGAACGGCGAGCAGGCCCTCGCCTTCGTCCGTACCCGGTACGCGCTGGCGGGCTCCGACCTGGACCGTACGAAGAACCAGCAGAAGTTCCTCAACGCCCTGGCCAACCAGGTCGCCACCCCGAGCACCATCCTCAACCCCTTCAAGCTGTACCCGACGATGGGCTCGGGCCTGGACTCGCTGATCGTCGACAAGGACATGGGCCTGTACGACCTGGGCAAGATGTTCTGGGCGATGAAGGGCGTCAACGGCGGCGACGGCAAGTCGATGAACATGCCGATCTCCGGCTCCATCAACGGCAACCTCGTCTGGGACAAGGCGAAGGTGAAGACCCTCGTCGAGGAGCTGAACAACGATGAGAAGGTCACGGTCGAGTGA
- a CDS encoding acyl-CoA dehydrogenase encodes MAGSADFDLYRPSEEHDMLRDAIRSLAEAKIAPYAAAVDEEARFPQEALDALVANDLHAVHVPEEYGGGGADALATVIVIEEVARVCASSSLIPAVNKLGSLPVILSGSEDLKKKYLGPLAKGDAMFSYALSEPDAGSDAAGMKTKAVRDGDHYVLNGVKRWITNAGESEYYTVMAVTDPEKRSKGISAFVVEKSDEGVSFGAPEKKLGIKGSPTREVYLDNVRIPADRMIGDEGTGFATAMKTLDHTRITIAAQALGIAQGALDYAKGYVQERKQFGKAIADFQGIQFMLADMAMKIEAARQLTYAAAAKSERGDSDLTFQGAAAKCFASDVAMEVTTDAVQLLGGYGYTRDYPVERMMRDAKITQIYEGTNQVQRIVMARNLP; translated from the coding sequence TTGGCCGGATCGGCTGATTTCGACCTGTACCGCCCGTCCGAGGAGCACGACATGCTCCGTGACGCGATCCGTTCACTGGCCGAGGCGAAGATCGCGCCGTACGCCGCCGCGGTGGACGAGGAGGCCCGCTTCCCACAGGAGGCGCTCGACGCGCTCGTGGCCAACGACCTGCACGCCGTCCACGTACCGGAGGAGTACGGCGGCGGGGGCGCCGACGCTCTGGCCACGGTGATCGTGATCGAGGAGGTCGCCCGTGTCTGCGCCTCCTCCTCCCTGATCCCGGCCGTGAACAAGCTGGGCTCGCTCCCGGTGATCCTCTCCGGTTCCGAGGACCTGAAGAAGAAGTACCTGGGCCCGCTCGCCAAGGGCGACGCGATGTTCTCGTACGCCCTGTCCGAGCCGGACGCGGGCTCCGACGCGGCCGGCATGAAGACGAAGGCGGTCCGCGACGGCGACCATTACGTTCTCAACGGCGTGAAGCGCTGGATCACCAACGCGGGCGAGTCCGAGTACTACACGGTGATGGCGGTCACGGACCCCGAGAAGCGCAGCAAGGGCATCTCGGCCTTCGTCGTCGAGAAGTCGGACGAGGGCGTGTCCTTCGGCGCCCCCGAGAAGAAGCTCGGCATCAAGGGCTCCCCGACCCGCGAGGTCTACCTCGACAACGTCCGCATCCCTGCGGACCGCATGATCGGCGACGAGGGCACCGGCTTCGCGACGGCGATGAAGACCCTGGACCACACCCGCATCACCATCGCCGCCCAGGCCCTCGGCATCGCCCAGGGCGCCCTGGACTACGCCAAGGGCTATGTCCAGGAGCGCAAGCAGTTCGGCAAGGCGATCGCCGACTTCCAGGGCATCCAGTTCATGCTCGCGGACATGGCCATGAAGATCGAGGCGGCACGTCAGTTGACGTACGCGGCGGCCGCCAAGTCCGAGCGAGGTGACAGCGATCTCACCTTCCAGGGGGCGGCGGCCAAGTGCTTCGCGTCGGACGTGGCGATGGAGGTCACCACGGACGCGGTCCAGCTGCTGGGTGGCTACGGCTACACCCGTGACTACCCGGTCGAGCGGATGATGCGCGACGCCAAGATCACCCAGATCTACGAAGGCACGAACCAGGTGCAGCGGATCGTGATGGCCCGCAATCTGCCGTAA
- a CDS encoding copper resistance protein CopC, translating to MTTPLRRTLLLFLLTPLLYALVGAPQAASAHTELVSSSPKDGAHLKKAPGHLTLTFDEPVDLTDVRVLTVDGDRLPVSRAAKGGTRAVRVALAAPDRGDLAVVWSVVDKEDGHASSGRIALSVGAPAAKATTGGDEAASPAPAPSPSVRKGLVAARWTGYLALALFLGGLGFLVLLWPRGADEPRARALLGLAWTAGLLATVASIGLQGAYTTLGGVRDALRPATYADMLTTEPGVVLASRTLLWVLAAVVLGALLQGGERASRSPGWRVGALAVTFGLLRTTGMTGHNSEGSEPTWGAIADFVHLLGVSLWIGGLAMLALAVLPRRRAGELAAVVPGYSRLAAVSVAGIVGAGLVLAWQVVGSYDALLNTSYGHLLLLKTGVLGCVLLAAYASRQWVRTRLDLAVLLRGDAATVRSFGYSVAAETGLVLVVLAVTSLLVTADPGQ from the coding sequence GTGACGACACCGCTTCGCCGCACCCTGCTCCTGTTCCTGCTCACCCCGCTCCTCTACGCCCTGGTCGGGGCGCCCCAGGCCGCCTCCGCCCACACCGAGCTGGTCTCCTCCTCACCCAAGGACGGCGCGCACCTCAAGAAGGCGCCGGGCCACCTGACGCTCACCTTCGACGAGCCCGTCGACCTCACCGACGTGCGGGTGCTGACGGTGGACGGCGACCGGCTGCCGGTGTCCCGGGCGGCGAAGGGCGGCACTCGCGCCGTGCGGGTCGCGCTCGCCGCGCCGGACCGCGGTGATCTCGCCGTCGTCTGGTCCGTCGTCGACAAGGAGGACGGGCACGCCTCCTCCGGCCGGATCGCTCTCAGCGTCGGCGCACCCGCCGCGAAGGCCACGACCGGCGGCGACGAGGCCGCGTCCCCCGCTCCCGCACCGTCCCCCTCAGTGCGCAAGGGCCTCGTCGCCGCCCGCTGGACCGGCTATCTCGCCCTCGCCCTGTTCCTGGGCGGTCTCGGCTTCCTCGTGCTGCTGTGGCCGCGCGGCGCGGACGAGCCCCGGGCGCGGGCCCTGCTCGGGCTCGCCTGGACGGCGGGACTGCTGGCGACGGTCGCGAGCATCGGCCTCCAGGGCGCGTACACCACACTCGGCGGCGTCCGGGACGCGCTGCGCCCGGCGACCTACGCCGACATGCTGACCACCGAACCCGGCGTCGTGCTCGCCTCGCGCACGCTGCTGTGGGTGCTGGCGGCCGTGGTGCTCGGCGCGCTGCTCCAGGGCGGGGAGCGCGCCTCCCGCTCCCCGGGCTGGCGGGTGGGCGCCCTCGCGGTGACCTTCGGGCTGCTGCGGACGACCGGGATGACCGGCCACAACTCCGAGGGCAGCGAGCCCACTTGGGGCGCGATCGCCGACTTCGTCCATCTGCTCGGCGTCTCCCTGTGGATCGGCGGGCTGGCCATGCTCGCGCTGGCTGTGCTGCCGCGCCGACGGGCCGGGGAGCTGGCGGCGGTGGTGCCGGGCTACTCGCGGCTCGCGGCCGTGAGTGTCGCCGGGATCGTCGGCGCCGGGCTGGTGCTCGCCTGGCAGGTGGTCGGGTCCTACGACGCCCTGCTGAACACCTCGTACGGACATCTGCTGCTGCTGAAGACAGGTGTCCTCGGGTGCGTCCTGCTCGCCGCGTACGCGAGCCGCCAATGGGTGCGCACCCGCCTCGATCTCGCCGTGCTGCTGCGCGGCGACGCCGCCACCGTGCGGTCCTTCGGTTACTCGGTCGCGGCCGAGACGGGGCTCGTCCTCGTCGTGCTCGCCGTGACGAGTCTGCTGGTCACGGCCGACCCCGGCCAGTGA
- a CDS encoding CGNR zinc finger domain-containing protein, with protein sequence MSERSPAPGGLALVQSLVNTLDIESYADSLDGVEGRARFGIAENELEGARELRESLRAALLAHAGHPPHRTVTPLGELLARAPLVVMVDPADGSASLVPADGSAALASADGSAAHAPAAEGPLLSRVAAAVAQALVEGTWARLKACEAADCHWAYYDRSPAGRGRWCSMQVCGARAKMRRYRAKT encoded by the coding sequence ATGAGTGAGAGATCGCCCGCGCCCGGCGGTCTGGCCCTGGTCCAGTCCCTGGTGAACACGCTGGACATCGAGTCGTACGCCGACTCCCTGGACGGGGTGGAGGGCCGCGCGCGGTTCGGCATCGCGGAGAACGAGCTGGAGGGGGCCCGCGAACTGCGCGAGTCCCTGCGCGCCGCCCTGCTCGCCCACGCGGGCCACCCCCCGCACCGCACGGTGACCCCGCTGGGCGAGCTGCTCGCCCGGGCGCCCCTGGTCGTGATGGTCGACCCGGCCGACGGCTCGGCGTCCCTTGTCCCGGCCGACGGTTCAGCCGCCCTGGCCTCGGCCGACGGTTCGGCGGCCCATGCCCCGGCCGCCGAGGGCCCGCTGCTCTCCCGGGTCGCGGCGGCCGTCGCCCAGGCCCTCGTCGAGGGCACCTGGGCTCGGCTCAAGGCCTGCGAGGCGGCCGATTGCCACTGGGCGTACTACGACCGCAGCCCGGCCGGCCGCGGCCGCTGGTGCTCCATGCAGGTGTGCGGGGCCCGCGCGAAGATGCGCCGCTACCGGGCCAAAACCTGA